From a single Papaver somniferum cultivar HN1 unplaced genomic scaffold, ASM357369v1 unplaced-scaffold_19, whole genome shotgun sequence genomic region:
- the LOC113338836 gene encoding eukaryotic translation initiation factor 3 subunit F-like, translating to MTGGEQTVLQFHPSSTSLSAKVHPVVIFNICDCYVRRPDQAERVIGTLLGSVSSDGTVDIRNSYAVPHNESSDQVALDIDYHHNMLLSHQKVNPKEVIVGWYSTGFGVSGGSALIHEFYSREVPNPVHLTVDTGFTNGEASIKAFVSVNLTLGDRQLAAQFHEIPLDLRMIEAERVGFDILKSTMVDKLPSDLEGMEASMERLLSLIDDVYKYVDDVVEQRVAPDNKIGRFIADTVASIPKISPGAFDKLINDNIQDHLLLLYLSSLTRAQLGLAEKLNTAAQIL from the exons ATGACAGGAGGCGAACAAACTGTGCTGCAGTTCCATCCTTCTTCAACAAGCTTATCAGCAAAAGTTCATCCAGTAGTTATTTTTAATATCTGTGATTGTTATGTGAGGCGGCCAGATCAAGCTGAGAGAGTAATTGGCACACTTCTTGGTTCGGTTTCTTCTGATGGTACTGTTGATATTCGTAACTCATATGCTGTTCCTCATAACGAGTCCTCTGATCAG gTTGCTCTGGATATTGATTACCATCATAATATGCTTTTGTCTCACCAGAAGGTTAACCCTAAGGAAGTCATTGTTGGATG GTATTCTACCGGCTTTGGAGTGTCAGGTGGTAGCGCTTTGATCCATGAGTTTTACTCCAGAGAAGTACCAAATCCTGTTCATTTGACTGTTGATACGGGATTCACAAACGGTGAAGCTAGCATCAAAGCTTTTGTTTCAGTCAACTTGACTCTAGGAGATCGCCAGCTTGCAGCTCAGTTCCATGAAATTCCTTTGGACCTGCGCATGATCGAAGCAGAACGAGTTGGAT TCGATATTTTGAAGAGCACAATGGTAGACAAGCTTCCCAGTGATTTGGAAGGAATGGAAGCCTCGATGGAGAGACTTCTTTCCCTGATTGACGATGTGTACAAATATGTGGACGACGTAGTG GAACAACGTGTTGCTCCTGATAATAAGATTGGGAGGTTCATAGCCGACACCGTTGCTTCCATTCCAAAAATATCTCCCGGAGCTTTTGATAAGCTGATCAATGACAATATTCAG GATCATTTGCTACTACTGTATTTATCTAGTCTCACAAGGGCACAACTCGGTTTAGCTGAAAAATTGAACACAGCTGCTCAGATCCTGTAA
- the LOC113338368 gene encoding WUSCHEL-related homeobox 5-like, with protein sequence MDQEGMMSGFCIKTGGGESRGGTKCGRWNPTAEQVKVLTDLFRSGLRTPSTDQIQKISTQLSFYGKIESKNVFYWFQNHKARERQKRRRVSSVTVDVDRVLMECLPEDRFCIERKEEISYFPSKHFGDFIDITHHQYHQISEPGREIETLQLFPLNSYEEISHHHYEPENKQLRLFANHEYNKEMMFSYSTGKENDHPPLDLCLSFM encoded by the exons ATGGATCAAGAAGGAATGATGTCAGGTTTTTGTATTAAAACAGGAGGAGGAGAAAGTAGAGGAGGAACAAAGTGCGGACGTTGGAATCCGACAGCAGAACAAGTTAAAGTTCTGACTGATTTATTTAGATCAGGTCTTAGAACACCAAGTACTGACCAGATTCAAAAGATTTCTACTCAGTTAAGCTTTTATGgtaagattgagagcaagaaTGTTTTCTACTGGTTTCAAAATCATAAAGCTCGTGAGAGACAGAAACGTAGACGTGTCTCATCTGTCACAGTTGATGTAGACCGAGTTCTAATGGAATGTCTTCCTGAAGATAGATTCTGTATCGAGCGGAAGGAAGAAATATCATACTTTCCATCTAAAC ATTTCGGAGACTTTATTGATATAACTCATCATCAATACCATCAGATATCAGAACCTGGAAGAGAAATCGAAACTTTGCAACTCTTTCCATTGAATTCTTATGAAGAAATATCTCATCATCATTATGAACCAGAGAACAAGCAGCTGAGGTTATTCGCGAATCATGAATACAATAAGGAAATGATGTTTTCATATTCCACGGGGAAAGAAAATGATCATCCACCGTTAGATTTGTGCTTAAGCTTTATGTAA